DNA from Amycolatopsis sp. DSM 110486:
CCGTCGGGATCACCTGCTCGCACCCCTGCTGCTTTACGGGCACAGCTTGGCCGTCGCGGTCGGTCACCGACAGGATCGGGTCGGGCGGGCACCACGTGCCGCCGCTCATCAGTGTCGCCGAGACGTTCGCCATCTCCAGTGGGCTCACCGGGCTGTTGCCGAGGGTGAACGAGAGCAGGTTCTGGAAGTACTGCGACTGCGGCTCGTCGTACTGGGGGTTCTTCGACCGCGCGTCCGACGGATCGGTGATCGGCGGGTTGCCCGCGTCGTTGGTCGCGAGCGTGGTGCGCAGGCCCAGCTTGCGCGCCATGTCCAGCACGGCGGGCATGCCGACCTGCGACTCGAGCCCCACGAACGCGACGTTCGGCGACGTCGCCAGGCCGCTGGCGAGTGAGATGGGGTCGGGGTAGCTGGTGCCGTCGTTGCTCACCGAGTAGCACGGCGTGTACTTGTTCGCGTTCGGCGGCGTGAAGCAGTTGCTGAGCGGGTTGGGCAGCGGCGTGTTCAGCCCGGCCTTGCCCGCCACCATCGCGGCGGCCGAGGTGAAGATCTTGAACGACGAACCGGCGCCGAACTTGTTGCTCGCGTCGGCCACGATGTTCGTGGACGTCTCGCCCTGGGCCGGATCGGTGCCGTAGTTGCGGTTGGCGACCATCGCGAGCACCTGGTGCCCGCTCGCGCCCGGCTGCACCACGGCGAACGTGTTGGCCACGCCGTCCTGTGTCGTCGGCACGTTGGCGTCCACCGCGTCCTTCACGACCTGGCTCACGTGCGGGTCGAGTGTGGTCTTCACGACGTAGCCGGCGGTGTCGAGCTGGTCGATCGTGAACCCGGCCTGCTTGAGGTAGTTCACCGCGTACGCGCAGAAGAACCCGGCGTCGGGCGCCGCGCCCATGCACGTGCTCGACGGCGCGGCCGGGCGCGTGCCGACGACGCCGAGCGGTGTCGCTTTCGCGGTGGCGGCGAAGGAAGCGGGGATGGACTTCGCCGTGACCATGGAGTCGATGACGGTGTTGCGCCGCTTGAGCGCGTTGTCCGGATGCGTGTACGGGTTGTAGACGCTGGGGTTGTTCACCATGCCTGCCAGCAGCGCGGCCTGTGGCACGGTCAGTTTGTCCGCTGTGGTCCCGAAATACGCTTCCGCGGCCGCGCCGATGCCGTAGACGGTGCCGGTGTACTCCACCACGTTCAGGTAGTCGGCGAGCACGTCGTTCTTGGACACGGTCTGGCTGATCTGCACGGCCATCTTGGCCTCGCGCAGCTTGCGGGCCAACGAGTCCTCGCGGTCCTTGTCCTGCGCCGTCTTGTCGTTGCGGTCGACGACGTTGATGAGGTAGTTCTTCACGTACTGCTGCGTGATCGTCGACGCGCCCTGGAGGTCTCCGCCCGAGCTGTCGTTCACCGCCGCGCGCAGCATGCCCTGCGGGTCCACACCGCCTTCGGTGTAGAAGCGGCGGTCCTCGATGTCGACGATCGCGGCCTTCATCGCGGGCGAGATCTGCGCCGCGGTGACCGGAATGCGGTACTGCGCGTACAAAGTCGCGATCGTGCCGCCGTTCCGGTCCGTCACCGTTGTCACGAGCGGCGGGTCCGCGTGCTCCAGATCCGCGGAGATCGCGTCGACGGAGTCACTGACCTGATTGGACAAAACACCCGCGCCGATGGCGACCGGTGCCATCGTGCCCGCGACGAGAACGCCTGCCAGCACGCACAATCCGAGGAACGGGGCTACCCCCTTGCCTTTTCCCACGGTCCCCAACCTACGACCGGGCTCGTGTGAATACGGTGGGTAAAGCAGAGTTTGTCATCGAGCCAACCTTCCGAGCAGAGCCGATGCGACGCCGATCGCCAAGGCGGTCGCACCCACTAGGACGCCGAAGTCCAGCCCGAGGTTGGCCGGAGTGCCGATGAGAAGTCCGCGAAGGGCGTCGACCTGGTAGCTCAACGGGTTGATGTGGCTGAGCACCTTCAGCCAGCCGGGCATCAGGTCCACCGGGTAGAGGGCGTTGGACCCGAAGAACAACGGCATGGTGATGGCCTGCCCGATCCCCATCAGCCGCTCGCGGGAGAGCACGATGCCGGCGATCACGATGGAGAAGCAGCAGAAGAACGCCGAACCGAGGATCACGATCACGACCATGCCCAGCAGCCGCAGCGGGTTCGCGGTGAGGCCCACGCCGAGGATGGCCGAGAGAACGAGCACCATCAGCGCCTGCACGAGCGCGCGCAGCCCGGCCGCGAACGCCTTGCCCGCCACGAGCGCGGCCCGCGGTGTCGGCGTGACGAGCAGCTTCGAGAGCACGCCCGCGTCGCGTTCCCAGATGATCTGGATGCCGTAGAAGATGGAGATGAACAACGCCGACTGCGCGAGGATGCCGGGTGCGAGGTAGTCGAGGTAGGGGATCGAGCCGGTCGGGATCGCGTGGATCCGCGTGAACGTCTCGCCGAAGATCAGCAGCCACAGCGCGGGCTGGATCGCGCGGGTGATCAGCTCGGACTGGTCGCGGCGCAGCTTCTGTAGCTCCACCAGGCACATCGCGCCGATGCGGGAGAGCAGGATGCGCAGTTGTTCCAGTGGTCCCGGGTCAGCCGAGACGGCGGGCGGTGCGGCGAGTGGCACGGACATTGCGCATCCCTCCTGTTTCGCTCTGCAGCGCGTCGCCGGTCATCGACCGGAACACGTCGTCCAAAGTGGAGTCCGGGCCGAGTTCCGCCTCGAGCTCGGCGGGGGTGCCGAGCGCGCGGACGCGGCCGGCGTGCATCAGGGCGACGCGGTCGCAGTACTGCTCGGCCTCGTCCATGTAGTGGGTCGTGACGAGCACGGTCATGCCGGTGCGCGTGCGGATCTCGGTGATGCGGTCCCACACCGCCGAGCGCGCCACCGGGTCGAGGCCCACGGTCGGCTCGTCGAGCACGAGCAGCCGGGGTGAGCTCACCAGTGCCTGCGCGAGCTCGAGCCGGCGGATCATGCCGCCGGAGTAGCCGCCCGCGGGCCGGTCGGCTTCATTCAGCAGGCCCACCAGGTCGAGCGCGCGGTGGACCTCGTCGGCGCGGCGGGAGCGGGGGACGTCGAACAGCCGCGCGAACAGCGACACGTTCTCGCGTCCGGTGAGCGCGCCGTCGGCCGAGAGCTGCTGGGGCACGTACCCGATCAGACGGCGCACGGCCATGCGGCGGCGCGTGACGTCGACGCCGAACACGGTGATGGCCCCCGCGTCGAGCGGCAGCAGGGTGGTGATCATGCGGATGGTGGTGGTCTTGCCGGCGCCGTTCGGGCCGAGCAGGCCGAAGATCTCGCCCGGCACGATCTCCAGGTCGACGCCGTCGACGGCCTTCGTGATGCCGAACGAGTGGTGCAGGCCGGCGCACCTGACGGCGGGCTCGGGCCCGGCTTCGCGGTCGGTTTCCAGGGCGCTCATGCCTCCTCCTTCAGGGCGTCCATCAGCTTCTCCAGCGCGGGCAGAGCCGCGGTGATCGACACGGTGTCCTCTTCGGACAGCCGCGTGAGCGCGGCCGAGACCAGCCCGGTCCGCGCCTTTCGCCAGGTCGCCATGCGCTCGCGCGCGGCCTCGGTCACCTGCAGCTGCGCGGCGCGCCGGTCGGCCGGGTCCACCTCGCGGCGCAGCAACCCGGCTTCGACGAGGAGGTTCACGAGCGTGCTCACGGAGTTCCCCGCGAGGCTCAGCTCGCGCGCCGCCGCGGCGACGCCGACGCCGGGCAGCCGGTCGACGACCCGCAGCAGCTCGACCTGCGCGCCAGGCAGGGGAGGGCCGGGCACTTCCGCGCGCACCCGCCGCCGCACGACGCGGCGGATGCCCTGCACGGCGGACATCAGCCGCTCGGCGAGGTCGGGAGGTGGGATCATGCCTTCGACATTAGCTCTGAGTCAGAGTTATTATCAACGCCAAATGTCTCTTAGGTCTTATTGTTCACGATTTGCGCTCGTTGGCCTTCTTGGCGATTTCAGGCGAGCCGGCTGAGCACCATCGAGACGCCGAGCGCGGTCATCGTCACGGCGATCAGCCCGTCGAGGATCCGCCAGGCGGCCGGCCGCGCGAACACCCCCGCGAGCCGGCGCGCGCCCAGGCCCAGCGCGCTGAACCAGACGGCGCTCGCCAGCGCCGCGCCGACGCCGAAGACCCAGCGACCACCGCCCTGGCCGGCCGCCACGGAGCCGAGCAGGAGCACGGTGTCGAGGTAGACGTGGGGGTTGAGCCAGGTCAGCGCGAGGCCGGTGAGCACCGTGCGCCGCGGGGACACGGGCTCGAGCGCGCTTGTCGTCAGCGCGCCGGGCTTCATGCAGCGCCTCGCGGCGAGGAACCCGTACGTCACCAGGAACGCCCCACCGACGACCCCGATCGCCGTGATCGCCGCCGGCCAACGCTGCAACACCGCGCCGATCCCGCTCACCCCCACGGCGATCAGCACGACGTCCGACAGCGCGCACACCACGATCAGCCGTTTGACGGCCCCGCCGCGCAACCCTTG
Protein-coding regions in this window:
- a CDS encoding transglycosylase domain-containing protein, giving the protein MAPVAIGAGVLSNQVSDSVDAISADLEHADPPLVTTVTDRNGGTIATLYAQYRIPVTAAQISPAMKAAIVDIEDRRFYTEGGVDPQGMLRAAVNDSSGGDLQGASTITQQYVKNYLINVVDRNDKTAQDKDREDSLARKLREAKMAVQISQTVSKNDVLADYLNVVEYTGTVYGIGAAAEAYFGTTADKLTVPQAALLAGMVNNPSVYNPYTHPDNALKRRNTVIDSMVTAKSIPASFAATAKATPLGVVGTRPAAPSSTCMGAAPDAGFFCAYAVNYLKQAGFTIDQLDTAGYVVKTTLDPHVSQVVKDAVDANVPTTQDGVANTFAVVQPGASGHQVLAMVANRNYGTDPAQGETSTNIVADASNKFGAGSSFKIFTSAAAMVAGKAGLNTPLPNPLSNCFTPPNANKYTPCYSVSNDGTSYPDPISLASGLATSPNVAFVGLESQVGMPAVLDMARKLGLRTTLATNDAGNPPITDPSDARSKNPQYDEPQSQYFQNLLSFTLGNSPVSPLEMANVSATLMSGGTWCPPDPILSVTDRDGQAVPVKQQGCEQVIPTGVANTLEAGLSQDTTVGTSAAAAHSAGWTRPDIGKTGTTQLSESVAFVGGVDNYAVSSMVFADGPHPEEICPGTPVHLGQCGHGAFGGTVAAPPYFHAMSTLLAGVPDTPIPPPDPQYLDARN
- a CDS encoding ABC transporter permease, producing MSVPLAAPPAVSADPGPLEQLRILLSRIGAMCLVELQKLRRDQSELITRAIQPALWLLIFGETFTRIHAIPTGSIPYLDYLAPGILAQSALFISIFYGIQIIWERDAGVLSKLLVTPTPRAALVAGKAFAAGLRALVQALMVLVLSAILGVGLTANPLRLLGMVVIVILGSAFFCCFSIVIAGIVLSRERLMGIGQAITMPLFFGSNALYPVDLMPGWLKVLSHINPLSYQVDALRGLLIGTPANLGLDFGVLVGATALAIGVASALLGRLAR
- a CDS encoding ABC transporter ATP-binding protein; protein product: MSALETDREAGPEPAVRCAGLHHSFGITKAVDGVDLEIVPGEIFGLLGPNGAGKTTTIRMITTLLPLDAGAITVFGVDVTRRRMAVRRLIGYVPQQLSADGALTGRENVSLFARLFDVPRSRRADEVHRALDLVGLLNEADRPAGGYSGGMIRRLELAQALVSSPRLLVLDEPTVGLDPVARSAVWDRITEIRTRTGMTVLVTTHYMDEAEQYCDRVALMHAGRVRALGTPAELEAELGPDSTLDDVFRSMTGDALQSETGGMRNVRATRRTARRLG
- a CDS encoding MarR family winged helix-turn-helix transcriptional regulator; translated protein: MIPPPDLAERLMSAVQGIRRVVRRRVRAEVPGPPLPGAQVELLRVVDRLPGVGVAAAARELSLAGNSVSTLVNLLVEAGLLRREVDPADRRAAQLQVTEAARERMATWRKARTGLVSAALTRLSEEDTVSITAALPALEKLMDALKEEA
- a CDS encoding LysE/ArgO family amino acid transporter, giving the protein MVPALAAGFGTGLSLIVAIGAQNTFVLQQGLRGGAVKRLIVVCALSDVVLIAVGVSGIGAVLQRWPAAITAIGVVGGAFLVTYGFLAARRCMKPGALTTSALEPVSPRRTVLTGLALTWLNPHVYLDTVLLLGSVAAGQGGGRWVFGVGAALASAVWFSALGLGARRLAGVFARPAAWRILDGLIAVTMTALGVSMVLSRLA